The Candidatus Methylacidiphilales bacterium genome includes the window AGCGCCGGGCTTCTGAATCTCTCGAATGCGCTCGCCCTCCAAAACAGCACATTGGCGGCCAACAGCGCCTTTACAAACAGCGGCATCATCTTTTCCTCCACTGTGTCCGGCAACGCCTTCACTCTCGGCGGGCTGACTGGCAGCGGCAACCTCGCCCTTCAAAACAATGCCTCCACTCCCGCAGCCATCACCCTGTCGGTCGGGAATAACGGCAGCAGCACGACCTATTCCGGCGTGTTGAGCGGGCCCGGATCCCTGGTCAAAGTCGGTGCTGGAACGCTCATACTTACCGGTTTCAACACCTATGCCGGCTCCACCACGATCAGCGGCGGTACGCTGCGCTTGAAAGCACCGCCGATTTTGCCCACAGGCCTGAAGATCATGCCCGTCGGGGACTCAATCACATTCGGCTACAACGGCACCAATGCCGGTTATCGCGGACCGCTTTACAACCTGCTCAAGAATATTGCGCCGGGCCTTCTCTATGTTGGAAGTTCCGTCCAGGGGAATGTCACGGTGACCGGTCCGCAAATGTTGCCTCTGGACCAGCGCCATAACGAGGGGCACAGCTCCTATACCATTTCAGACATCAATAACAACCTGGACGGATTGGATCTCACCGAGTTTAACATATATGGCGGCGCGGAACGTGACCCCAATGGCGGGCACTGGCTCGACGGGGTCGCAGATACCAACAGCCCGAACTATCGTCTTCCTCTCTATCCCGACATCATCACCCTGATGATCGGCACCAACAACACCAATGATACAGATCGGGCCGCGGTCCAAACCCAGTTGCACGCCCTCATCACGAAAATCACCACGATGCGCCCAAATACCAAACTCATCGTCGCTCAGATCACCCCGTCCACCCGGCCCAACGTCGTCAGCTACAACGCCGCCGTGGCAAGCGAGGTCGCGAGCTTTCAGGCTGCCGGCAAACAAGTCAGCATGGTCGATCTGTACACCAATTTCCCGACGGGAGGGCTTACCGGCGACGGAATACACCCTAACGATACGGGCTTCAATTTTATGGCGAACCAATGGTATAACGGCATTCTCGCCGTCGTCACCCCCGTCGGCAAAGGTGTTTCCTCTTCCCTTCCCACGACTTCGCCCGTGGCCATCGCAGGTGGAGCCACCTTGGATCTGGATGGCGCTCAAGCCGCTGTCTGCCAGATTTCCGGAAGCGGCACCCTCATGCTCGGAAGCGGTGGGATTCTCACCGCCGTCAATACGGCCGGAAATGACACGACCTTTTCCGGTCCAATCTCAGGTTCCGGAAATCTGATCAAAACGGGCACCGGGACCTGGACCCTCACCGGATCCTGCAATTATACCGGCACAACACAGATCTCAGGAGGCGTGCTCAATCTCAGTGGCACACTTGCAAACAACAGCACTTTCGATGTCTTCAGCGGTGCGACACTAAACCTGGCCGGCGGCACGATCACAACCAACTCGATTCACATCCACAGCGGCGGCGCCTTAAGCGGTACCGGCACCATCAATGCCACCATCATCAATGATAACAGCCCTTACAACGCCTGGAAGAATCTGAAGTTCTCATCGTCAGATCTTGCCGACCCGGCAATCAGCGGGGACACCGCAGATCCGAACCGCGACGGCATTCCAAACCTGCTGGCATACGCGCTCCATCTCGAGCCCAAGAACCCAAACACGGGCGGTTTCCCCGTCGCAGGGGAAACCAATGCAGGCGGGAACAATTACCTCACGCTCAATTACACCCAGCTCAACTGGGTGACCGAAATCAACTATCTCGTGGAAGTATCCAGTGACTTGGCCACATGGAATTCCGGCCCCCCTTACACGGCTCTTGTCAGCTCATTAGACAACGGCGATGGCACCAGTACCGTCGTGGCACAAGACCTGACGCCGATGAACGCCGCAACCAAACGGTTCATCCGCCTGAGAATAACAAAGCTTTAGCAACCAAATTCGCAAAACACAACACATCCGGATTCAATATAAGCCTTCTTGCTCCTTGAGCTGCCGAACCCGGCAAATTTTGCAAACAAAGTTCAGGACTTTCTTGATTTGGAAAAGACAGAACATGGAAACAACCGCCGAAAAGTCAAAGATATCCATTGAGGAGTCACGAGAGGCCATTGTTTTTGAATAGGGCACCATTCATTCTTATGAGCTTGTTGAAAACCATGCCACTGAACGTATTTTTATGATCCGAGATCCTATCGCTATTGATCCTGCACGGCTTCCCTCGCGCCTTCTGGCCTCCGGTGCGCGGATGCCCGCCATCGGGTTGGGCACCTTCGGCTCCGACTCGGTCAGCGGCGAGGTTATTGCCGAAGCGGTATTAGATGCCGGACACCTCGGTTACCGGCACTTCGATTGTGCCGCCGTTTACTCCAACGAGCATCTGATCGGCCCTGCTCTTAAAAAACTTATCGCCGACGGAGTGAAACGGGAGGAACTTTGGATCACCTCGAAATTGTGGAATGACAAACACGGCGAGAAGGATGTCATTCCGGCATTCCACCAATCGCTGAAAGACCTTCAACTCGACTATCTGGATCTCTATCTGGTACATTGGCCCTTTCCGAATTTTCATCCGCCCGGCTGTGATGTGAATTTCCACGACCCCAACGCCAAACCTTACATTCATGAGAAATTCATGAGCACATGGCGACAGCTCGAAAAATTGGTGGATCGAGGCCTCGTCCGCCATATCGGCACTTCGAACATGACAATTCCCAAACTCAAACTCGTTTTGCGCGACGCCCGGATTCGTCCCGCATGCAACGAAATGGAACTTCATCCTCATTTTCAACAGCCCAGGCTTTTTGCCTATGTCAGGGAGCAGGGCGTCGAGCCCATCGGTTACTGTCCGCTCGGTTCACCGGGCCGACCTGAACGTGATCGCACGCCGGAAGACACTTCGCCCACGGAAGATCCTGTCATTCTAGATATTGCGAAGGCGCATGGCGTTCATCCTGCCGAGATTTGTTTGAAGTGGGCCGTGCAACGCGGCCAGACGCCCATTCCGTTCTCTGCCAAACGGCGCAACTACCTTGCCAACTTGCGTGCGGTGACGCAGGATCCGCTCACGGACATCGAAATGAAAGCAATTGCCAGGCTCGACCGCAACTGCCGCCTGATCAAAGGCCAGGTCTTCTGCTGGAAGGAAAACCAATCCTGGGAAGATCTCTGGGACGTCAACGATGTCATTACTCCTGCTTAACCCTAACCAAATTTATGCCCACTCCAACCCTCCCCGATCAAATGCAAGGTGCCATTCTCCCCGGCAACAGCACCACCAAACTTGAATGTTTTGCCGTCCCCACTCCCGGACATGGCGAAGTTCTGATCCGCATGAAAGCCTCCACGATATGCGGCTCCGACATCCGCTGCATTTACCATGAACACCTGGGCAAGGGGCCCGAAGGATATCAGGGAGTGATTGCAGGCCATGAACCCTGCGGCCAAATCGTCAAGGTCGGCCCCGGTTGCCGGGAATTCAGGGAAAAGGATCGCGTGATCGTTTATCACATTTCCGGCTGCGGTGTCTGCAATGATTGCCGCCGCGGCTACATGATCTCATGCACCAGCGAAAAGTATAGGCGCGCGTACGGCTGGCAGCGCGACGGCGGCATGGCACAATACCTTCTGGCCGAGGAAAAGGATCTGGTACATCTTCCTGACGAACTTTCCTATGCGGATGGCGCGCAGGTGGCCTGCGGCTTTGGCACCGTTTATGAAGGGTTGGAAAAAATCGGCATCAGCGGCAATGACGCGGTGCTTATCACCGGCCTTGGCCCGGTCGGCCTGGCCACGGCCGCACTCTGCCGCAAGCTGGGCGCATCGAAGATCATCGGCATCGATGTCGTTGAGGATCGGATGAAGCTCGCCCGCGATCTGAACCTTTGCGATGAAACTTTGAAATCAGGCCCGGACAATGTTGAGGAAGTGCGAAAGCTGACCGGCGGCCACGGCGTCGAGCGGGCGGTTGATTGCTCCGCCCATCCGGCGGCGCGGGCCACGGCCATTCGCGCCACGCGCAAGTGGGGCCGCATCGTTCTTCTTGGCGAAGGCGGCAAACTTGAGATCAATCCGTCCCCCGACATGATTCACGACCAGAAAACGCTTTACGGCTCGTGGGTCACCTCCATCTGGCGGATGGAGGAACTCGTCGAGCGGCTCGTGCGCTGGAAGTTGTATCCCAGCGAACTCATCACGCACCGTTTTGCCATCGATCAGGTTTCCGAAGCCTATGCGCTCATGGCCTCGGGCAAATGCGGCAAGGTGGCGGTTTGTTTTGACGAGGAACTCTCGAAAGCCTGAACCAAGCCACCAGCAACGAGAGGCAGCCATTAACAGCGCGATGGCCATGCGCCCCTGCAAATTCGCCTACGGTTTAAAAATCCAACCTGAAGCAGAAAAATTCAGTCCGACTCCCAGACTATAAAATACATGAGACATGATCCCCAAAGTCATTCTCGATGCCACAGAGCAATCCCGATTCATCGAAGGATGTTTTTTCCAGCGCTGGCTTTGCCCGGGTTGGCCTGTGCCGCCTTGGTTTCGACAGGTTTCGCGCAGGGGACAAATTCCGGCACCGGCAAGACCCTTATCGATTATTTTCTTCCGATGCCCATCGAGGGCTCCCTGGTGTCTGATGTCTGGGGTGCTCCCGGTGTTTTCCCGCGCGATCCAAAGAACGGCCTTGAAGATGTAACCATGAAAAAGTGGTGCTATTGGGACGGGCAGATTATCAAGGGAACGGATGGCAAATATCACATGTTCGCCAGCCGCTGGAACCAGGCCCGGGGCCATTTCGGTTGGACCGGTTCCGTGGCTGTACACGCGGTCAGCGACAACGTCATTGGGCCTTATGTGGACAAAGGGCTTTGCTGGCCGGATAATCTGAGTGGGAAAGGCCACAATGTGACGGCACTTGTCCTAACAGATGGCAGTTATGCCATTCTTGTCAGCGATACAAGGCCTGGTGATGTTTTTGTTTCCAAATCGCTGGATGGCCCCTGGAAGATGCTGGGCTCGATTCGGGTGGATGCAAACGGGTTCCGCAGGCCGTCCATGCAAAACCTGAGCATTATGGTTCGTCCGGATGGCGACTACATGATCGTACCCCGCTCAGGCGCCATTCTGATCAGCAAGGACGGCATCCTGGGACCCTACAAGGTCCAGGGACCCTCCATCTATCCACAAATTCCCGGTTTGCCGGGGAGCAACCTGGAGGACCCTGTTGTTTGGTACAGCGGCGGTTTGTATCATATTATTGTCAATTGCTGGAACCAGCGAAAGGCATTTCATCTGACGTCATCCGACGGCATTAACAACTGGACCAACAGGGGATCGGCTTACGATCCACTCAAGGATTTTCTCCGTTATACGGATGGCACGCTCAACCATTGGGATAAGATGGAACGTCCTGGGGTGCTCATTGAAGACGGACATGTGACTCATTTTACATTTGCCGTAGTGGATGTTCCAAAAAAGGAGGAATTGGGAAACGATATGCACGGCAGCAAGGTTATCGTTGTTCCATTCGACGGCGCAGCCCTCGATCGCGATCTGCAATCCGCCGCCGATCGTGCATTAAAAGCGCCGCAACCGGCTGTTTCCCTGGGCGTTGACTCCCAATGCCGCACAGGACTTTGACTTTTAACCCTGCTTCAACCTATAAAATTACAGCAATAATAATGAAAAAGAACCCAAGTGTCGCCCCGGAAGAATTCAAGCTCATCGGCGAAGCTCCACCTCCGCCTTCAGCATTGACGTTGTGGTATCGCCAACCCGCCGCTCGCTGGCTGGAGGCCTTGCCGGTCGGCAATGGGCGCCTGGGCCTGATGGTGTTTGGCGGCGTCGTGGAAGAACGGCTCGAACTCAACGAAGCCACATTCTGGTCCGGCGCACCCAGCGATAAGAACGACAATCCGCTGTCGTGCGACGCTTTCACCCGGATTCGCGAATTATTCAAGGCTGGGAAGTATGATGAGGCGGAACCCCTGATCCATAATATGTTGGGCCGCAAGCTCAACTTCGGCACAAACCTGCCGGCTGGACACCTCTTGCTGAGACAGTGCGGAACGAGCGGCGAAGTCCGCGATTACCGGCGGGAGCTTGACCTTGAGCAGGCCCTCGCACGAGTGTCCTTTACAGCCAACGGCGTACGGTTCCATCGTGAAGTTCTGGCGAGCCATCCGGATGGCGTGGTGGTGCTGCGGTTGAGCGCAGATCGTCCGGGTGCCATCGGTTTCACACTGCACTACGGCAGCGAGCGGCTCCCTTGGACTGCAAGGGTTCAGGGCAACGATACACTGACGGTCACGGGTCATGCCTTTGAGGCGAAACACAGTGACGGCAAGAGTGGTGTGTCATTTCACGCGATGGTCCGGGTATTGACGGAAGGCGGAACCGTGACGTCCGGAGAGGACACTCTGTGTGTCGCCGGCGCCAATACGGCAACGGTGTTCATCGA containing:
- a CDS encoding autotransporter-associated beta strand repeat-containing protein, which produces SAGLLNLSNALALQNSTLAANSAFTNSGIIFSSTVSGNAFTLGGLTGSGNLALQNNASTPAAITLSVGNNGSSTTYSGVLSGPGSLVKVGAGTLILTGFNTYAGSTTISGGTLRLKAPPILPTGLKIMPVGDSITFGYNGTNAGYRGPLYNLLKNIAPGLLYVGSSVQGNVTVTGPQMLPLDQRHNEGHSSYTISDINNNLDGLDLTEFNIYGGAERDPNGGHWLDGVADTNSPNYRLPLYPDIITLMIGTNNTNDTDRAAVQTQLHALITKITTMRPNTKLIVAQITPSTRPNVVSYNAAVASEVASFQAAGKQVSMVDLYTNFPTGGLTGDGIHPNDTGFNFMANQWYNGILAVVTPVGKGVSSSLPTTSPVAIAGGATLDLDGAQAAVCQISGSGTLMLGSGGILTAVNTAGNDTTFSGPISGSGNLIKTGTGTWTLTGSCNYTGTTQISGGVLNLSGTLANNSTFDVFSGATLNLAGGTITTNSIHIHSGGALSGTGTINATIINDNSPYNAWKNLKFSSSDLADPAISGDTADPNRDGIPNLLAYALHLEPKNPNTGGFPVAGETNAGGNNYLTLNYTQLNWVTEINYLVEVSSDLATWNSGPPYTALVSSLDNGDGTSTVVAQDLTPMNAATKRFIRLRITKL
- a CDS encoding zinc-binding dehydrogenase, coding for MPTPTLPDQMQGAILPGNSTTKLECFAVPTPGHGEVLIRMKASTICGSDIRCIYHEHLGKGPEGYQGVIAGHEPCGQIVKVGPGCREFREKDRVIVYHISGCGVCNDCRRGYMISCTSEKYRRAYGWQRDGGMAQYLLAEEKDLVHLPDELSYADGAQVACGFGTVYEGLEKIGISGNDAVLITGLGPVGLATAALCRKLGASKIIGIDVVEDRMKLARDLNLCDETLKSGPDNVEEVRKLTGGHGVERAVDCSAHPAARATAIRATRKWGRIVLLGEGGKLEINPSPDMIHDQKTLYGSWVTSIWRMEELVERLVRWKLYPSELITHRFAIDQVSEAYALMASGKCGKVAVCFDEELSKA
- a CDS encoding aldo/keto reductase, which translates into the protein MIRDPIAIDPARLPSRLLASGARMPAIGLGTFGSDSVSGEVIAEAVLDAGHLGYRHFDCAAVYSNEHLIGPALKKLIADGVKREELWITSKLWNDKHGEKDVIPAFHQSLKDLQLDYLDLYLVHWPFPNFHPPGCDVNFHDPNAKPYIHEKFMSTWRQLEKLVDRGLVRHIGTSNMTIPKLKLVLRDARIRPACNEMELHPHFQQPRLFAYVREQGVEPIGYCPLGSPGRPERDRTPEDTSPTEDPVILDIAKAHGVHPAEICLKWAVQRGQTPIPFSAKRRNYLANLRAVTQDPLTDIEMKAIARLDRNCRLIKGQVFCWKENQSWEDLWDVNDVITPA
- a CDS encoding glycoside hydrolase family protein, yielding MFFPALALPGLACAALVSTGFAQGTNSGTGKTLIDYFLPMPIEGSLVSDVWGAPGVFPRDPKNGLEDVTMKKWCYWDGQIIKGTDGKYHMFASRWNQARGHFGWTGSVAVHAVSDNVIGPYVDKGLCWPDNLSGKGHNVTALVLTDGSYAILVSDTRPGDVFVSKSLDGPWKMLGSIRVDANGFRRPSMQNLSIMVRPDGDYMIVPRSGAILISKDGILGPYKVQGPSIYPQIPGLPGSNLEDPVVWYSGGLYHIIVNCWNQRKAFHLTSSDGINNWTNRGSAYDPLKDFLRYTDGTLNHWDKMERPGVLIEDGHVTHFTFAVVDVPKKEELGNDMHGSKVIVVPFDGAALDRDLQSAADRALKAPQPAVSLGVDSQCRTGL